In Anthonomus grandis grandis chromosome 6, icAntGran1.3, whole genome shotgun sequence, one DNA window encodes the following:
- the LOC126737680 gene encoding uncharacterized protein LOC126737680, whose amino-acid sequence MILNILAFFQLEKEQVRNGIALQIENVIERAADATKLSTTTIANIKKNGIKSDQDYAARISSKQKTEKAKITTYLKHRIWDTIYSMYARKQYVILATIREKFKEEIEYFEFSIDSLRRWINSIGFKWKKSNNRKYLMDLPYIVHKRINFLREYIKNRNVGLEGFTPVFIEETWIFSKGSFRSSWQDDTKHTDSSKNSEGHRYIVVHVGTKDGFIKGTNLIFKSGLKTGDYHDNMNRKNFENWFKTQLVPNLPPKSFIIMDNASYHSGLLEEIPRKSWTKQRLTEWLKKKNIGFPKKAMKDKICCNCPSEKSTSLMNILNL is encoded by the exons atgattttaaatatattggctttttttcaactggaaaaggaacaagtccgaaacggcattgcacttcaaattgagaatgtgatagagcgagccgcagatgcaacaaaattgagcacaacaacgatcgcaaatataaagaagaatgggataaaatcagatcaggattacgcagcccgtatatcttccaagcaaaagacagaaaaagccaaaattacaacatatttgaaacatagaatttgggacacaatttattctatgtacgccagaaaacaatatgtaatattggcaacaataagagaaaagttcaaggaagaaattgaatattttgagttttccattgactccttaagaagatggatcaatagtataggcttcaagtggaaaaaatcaaataacagaaaatatttgatggacttgccatatattgttcataaaagaatcaattttttaagggagtatatcaaaaatagaaatgtaggtctggaaggttttactccagttttcattgaagagacgtggatttttagcaagggatcatttcgtagtagctggcaagatgacaccaagcacacggattcaagcaaaaacagtgaag gtcatcgttatatcgtggtccacgtcggaaccaaagatggcttcatcaagggtacaaatttaatattcaagagtggattaaagacgggagattatcatgacaatatgaacaggaaaaacttcgaaaactggtttaaaactcagctggttccaaatcttccaccaaagtcatttataatcatggacaatgcaagttaccattctggtttattagaagaaatcccgagaaaatcttggacaaagcagagactcaccgaatggttgaagaaaaagaatattggctttccaaaaaaagccatgaaagataaaatatgctgcaactgccctagtgaaaaaagtacttccttgatgaatatattaaacctttag